Proteins found in one Gemmatimonadota bacterium genomic segment:
- a CDS encoding alanine racemase — translation MRLPPESFETPVAVVDAARVEANARRAVATLAESGIAWRPHIKTHKCPGVARIQLAAGARGLTVATLREAEVMATVTDDLLLAYPPVGAAKLERLLRLAERVRLTVALDSDAALTELSRAAAPAGRTVGVLVEVDMGMGRVGVAGPEQAVELAGRAASLPGVEYRGVLFYPGHIRAPLAEAAADLDVLVGRLEALIQALERAGLAPAVVSGGSTPTVWASHRLPGMTECRAGTWIFNDRDIASLGACDPQDWAYSVCATVVSTSVAGQAVVDAGSKALAKEVLRGEGAGFGVLLDRPEVVVKGLSEEHGVLDLARTDWRPQVGERVRIVPNHVCVSVNLQDRLLADVDGRWEEWALPARGRGPYPG, via the coding sequence ATGAGGCTCCCACCCGAGTCCTTCGAGACCCCCGTGGCGGTGGTGGACGCCGCGCGTGTCGAGGCCAATGCCCGCCGGGCCGTGGCCACGCTCGCGGAGTCCGGGATCGCCTGGCGGCCCCACATCAAGACCCACAAGTGCCCGGGCGTGGCCCGGATCCAGCTCGCAGCCGGCGCCCGGGGCCTGACGGTGGCCACGCTGCGCGAGGCGGAGGTCATGGCCACGGTCACGGACGACCTGCTCCTGGCCTACCCGCCGGTGGGGGCCGCCAAGCTCGAGCGCCTGCTCCGCCTGGCGGAGCGGGTGCGGCTGACGGTGGCCCTGGATTCCGACGCTGCGCTCACGGAACTGTCCCGGGCGGCCGCCCCGGCCGGGCGGACCGTGGGCGTGCTCGTCGAGGTGGACATGGGGATGGGCAGGGTGGGCGTGGCGGGCCCGGAGCAGGCGGTGGAGTTGGCCGGCCGGGCGGCCTCGCTGCCCGGCGTCGAGTACCGGGGCGTCCTCTTCTATCCCGGCCACATCCGCGCGCCCCTTGCCGAAGCGGCTGCCGACCTGGACGTCCTGGTGGGGCGTCTGGAGGCCCTGATCCAGGCGCTGGAGCGGGCGGGGCTGGCTCCGGCGGTGGTCAGCGGCGGGTCGACGCCCACGGTCTGGGCGTCACACCGGCTGCCGGGGATGACCGAATGCCGGGCCGGCACCTGGATCTTCAACGACCGCGACATCGCCTCGCTGGGCGCCTGCGACCCCCAGGACTGGGCGTACTCGGTGTGCGCCACCGTCGTCAGCACGTCCGTGGCAGGGCAGGCCGTCGTGGACGCCGGCTCCAAGGCGCTGGCCAAGGAGGTCCTGCGTGGCGAGGGCGCGGGGTTCGGTGTGCTGCTGGACCGGCCGGAGGTGGTGGTGAAGGGACTCTCCGAGGAGCACGGCGTCCTGGACCTCGCCCGGACCGACTGGCGCCCACAGGTGGGGGAGCGGGTGCGGATCGTACCCAACCACGTCTGCGTCTCGGTCAACCTGCAGGACCGCCTGCTGGCGGACGTGGACGGGCGGTGGGAGGAGTGGGCCTTGCCCGCCCGGGGTCGGGGACCGTATCCCGGGTGA
- a CDS encoding TlpA disulfide reductase family protein codes for MRSSRRWLTCALLVAGVASCDGGPARIQRPTLGQPLANVSLEDTRGNAVAIADLAGQPALVNLWATWCPPCREETPFLQSLHERLSPRGLQVVGITVDNAAARSAVDAFLAENGVEYLQLVDPKGVSMDLYGVIGLPATFLIDAEGIVRFARLGPVTESDPEFERALTQVLDG; via the coding sequence ATGAGGTCGTCGCGGCGGTGGCTGACCTGCGCCCTGCTGGTCGCGGGCGTCGCATCGTGCGACGGCGGCCCGGCCCGGATCCAGCGCCCCACGCTGGGCCAACCCCTGGCCAACGTGAGCCTCGAGGATACGCGCGGGAATGCGGTGGCCATCGCGGACCTGGCGGGGCAGCCCGCGCTCGTCAACCTCTGGGCCACGTGGTGCCCTCCGTGCCGGGAGGAGACGCCCTTCCTGCAGAGCCTCCACGAGCGTCTCTCCCCGCGTGGGCTGCAGGTCGTCGGCATCACGGTCGACAACGCCGCGGCCCGGAGCGCCGTGGACGCCTTCCTCGCCGAGAACGGTGTCGAATATCTCCAACTGGTCGACCCGAAGGGCGTGTCCATGGATCTCTACGGCGTCATCGGGCTGCCTGCGACCTTCCTGATCGATGCCGAGGGGATCGTGCGCTTCGCGCGTCTGGGTCCCGTCACGGAGTCCGACCCCGAGTTCGAGCGCGCGCTCACCCAGGTCCTGGACGGATGA
- a CDS encoding exo-alpha-sialidase, producing the protein MHELAQPPVGQGSLTPHLAVGEASPAVLSWLEPVAAADQTGASTRAGTYRLRVARLDGEAWGEPATVVESDRFFVNWADFPGVEVLADGRLVAHWLERGGQGTYDYAVRVARETDGGWSEPWTPHEDRSPTEHGFVSTEASEDGYVMAWLDGRNTGDHGHGTGMSLHGRSVAEDGSGVDVELDALTCDCCQTDMAWTERGPVVVYRDRSPEEVRDIALVRRRPDGTWTEPRLVHQDGWTIAACPVNGPAVAARGSRVVVAWFTAPADEPRVLVAFSEDGGDSFGPPHRLDGGEPVGRVDVVLDAGGTALVTWVEDVGAEQAEIRAVRVAPAGPLGEEVVVAETRSARASGFPRAVAQDGGALIAWTDDAAGRVRTARLEWGAPR; encoded by the coding sequence GTGCACGAGCTCGCTCAGCCGCCCGTGGGGCAGGGAAGCCTCACCCCGCACCTGGCCGTCGGGGAGGCGAGCCCCGCCGTGCTCTCCTGGTTGGAGCCCGTGGCGGCGGCCGACCAGACCGGTGCCTCCACCCGCGCGGGGACCTATCGCCTCCGCGTGGCCCGCCTGGACGGCGAGGCCTGGGGTGAGCCCGCCACCGTGGTCGAGAGCGACCGCTTCTTCGTCAATTGGGCGGACTTCCCCGGGGTGGAGGTGCTGGCCGACGGCCGGCTGGTCGCGCACTGGCTGGAGCGGGGCGGGCAGGGGACGTACGACTACGCCGTGCGGGTGGCCCGCGAGACGGACGGCGGGTGGTCCGAGCCCTGGACCCCCCATGAGGACCGCTCGCCCACGGAGCACGGGTTCGTGAGCACCGAGGCGTCCGAGGACGGCTACGTGATGGCCTGGCTGGACGGTCGCAACACGGGCGACCACGGCCATGGCACCGGGATGAGCCTGCACGGACGCTCGGTGGCGGAGGACGGCTCCGGTGTGGACGTGGAGCTCGACGCCCTGACGTGCGATTGCTGCCAGACCGACATGGCCTGGACGGAGCGCGGCCCCGTCGTGGTCTACCGCGACCGCAGCCCGGAGGAGGTGCGCGACATCGCCCTGGTGCGCCGGCGGCCGGACGGGACCTGGACCGAGCCCCGGCTCGTCCACCAGGACGGGTGGACCATCGCCGCCTGCCCCGTCAATGGCCCCGCCGTCGCAGCGCGTGGCTCCCGCGTGGTGGTGGCCTGGTTCACGGCGCCCGCGGACGAGCCGCGCGTGCTGGTGGCGTTCTCCGAGGACGGGGGGGACAGCTTCGGCCCACCCCATCGCCTGGACGGCGGGGAGCCGGTGGGCCGGGTGGACGTGGTCCTGGACGCGGGGGGGACCGCGCTGGTGACCTGGGTGGAGGACGTGGGTGCGGAGCAAGCCGAGATCCGGGCCGTCCGCGTGGCCCCCGCGGGCCCGCTCGGCGAGGAGGTGGTCGTCGCCGAGACCCGTTCGGCCCGGGCGTCCGGCTTCCCTCGGGCGGTCGCCCAGGACGGTGGAGCCCTGATCGCCTGGACCGACGACGCGGCCGGGCGCGTGCGGACGGCGCGCCTGGAGTGGGGAGCCCCTCGATGA